In a genomic window of Streptomyces noursei ATCC 11455:
- the istA gene encoding IS21 family transposase codes for MSKVELYAAIRRDHRAGLAMRELERKYNVGWRTVRKALDSAWPEPRKPLPPRPSALDPYKAVIDGILRADLDAPRKQRHTVTRIFHRLVEEHGAEVSYPMVRRYVADRKPQIAVEAGKAPIEAFVPQTHPPGMEAEVDFGDVAVRLAGELVTCYLFSFRLSYSGKAVHRVFASAGQEAFFEGHVHALRTLGGVPRGRVRYDNLKAAVAQVLGLSRARVETDRWIAFRSHFGIESFYCRPGIDGAHEKGGVEGQIGYFRRNHFTPVPEVSSLAELNEMVEQWDLHDGRRRIGSRPRTIDEYFELERPLLLPLPEEPFETGRVFTPRVDRYSQITVRTNRYSVPVRLIGKRVRVVLHASHLVVYDQNVEVARHERLIAKAGCRLELDHYLEALIRKPGAFPGATALEQARSAGKFTPVHDAWWAQARKVHGERDGTRALIEVLLLGRHIPHEHLVAGLATALRAGALTADAVALEARKAAQAEDEPPATGPGPTPGNVTFLHEWRLAHLPPDTRPLPSVTPYDQLLRRRRESGGDHREGEAQ; via the coding sequence ATGTCGAAGGTCGAGCTGTACGCGGCGATCCGGCGGGACCACCGGGCTGGCCTGGCGATGCGGGAGCTGGAGCGCAAGTACAACGTCGGCTGGCGGACGGTGCGCAAGGCTCTGGACTCGGCCTGGCCGGAGCCGCGCAAGCCGCTGCCGCCGCGGCCGTCGGCGCTCGATCCGTACAAGGCGGTGATCGACGGGATCCTGCGGGCGGACCTGGACGCGCCGCGCAAGCAGCGGCACACGGTGACGCGGATCTTTCACCGGCTGGTCGAGGAACACGGCGCCGAGGTGTCGTATCCGATGGTCAGGCGGTATGTCGCCGACCGGAAGCCGCAGATCGCGGTGGAGGCGGGCAAGGCGCCCATCGAGGCGTTCGTCCCGCAGACCCATCCGCCGGGGATGGAGGCGGAGGTCGACTTCGGTGACGTGGCCGTGCGGCTCGCCGGCGAGCTGGTGACCTGCTACTTGTTCTCCTTCCGCCTGTCGTATTCCGGCAAGGCCGTCCACCGGGTGTTCGCCTCCGCCGGCCAGGAAGCCTTCTTCGAGGGCCACGTGCACGCGCTGCGGACGCTGGGCGGTGTCCCGCGGGGGCGGGTGCGCTACGACAATCTCAAGGCCGCCGTCGCCCAGGTGCTGGGACTGAGCCGGGCCCGGGTGGAGACCGACCGGTGGATCGCCTTCCGGTCGCACTTCGGCATCGAGAGCTTCTACTGCCGCCCCGGCATCGACGGCGCCCACGAGAAGGGCGGGGTCGAGGGGCAGATCGGCTACTTCCGCCGCAACCACTTCACCCCGGTGCCGGAGGTTTCCTCGCTGGCGGAGCTGAACGAGATGGTCGAGCAGTGGGACCTGCACGACGGCCGGCGCCGGATCGGCTCGCGGCCGCGGACCATCGACGAGTACTTCGAGCTCGAACGGCCGCTGCTGCTGCCGCTGCCGGAGGAGCCGTTCGAGACCGGGCGGGTGTTCACCCCCAGGGTCGACCGCTACAGCCAGATCACCGTCCGCACCAACCGCTACTCGGTGCCCGTCCGCCTGATCGGCAAGCGGGTCCGGGTCGTCCTGCACGCCTCCCACCTGGTGGTTTACGACCAGAATGTGGAAGTCGCCCGGCATGAGCGGCTGATCGCCAAGGCCGGCTGCCGCCTGGAGCTGGACCACTACCTCGAAGCCCTGATCCGCAAGCCAGGCGCCTTCCCCGGCGCCACCGCCCTCGAACAGGCCCGCTCGGCAGGCAAGTTCACCCCCGTCCATGACGCCTGGTGGGCCCAGGCCCGCAAGGTCCACGGCGAGCGGGACGGCACCCGGGCCCTGATCGAGGTGCTGCTGCTGGGCCGGCACATCCCGCACGAGCACCTGGTCGCCGGGCTGGCCACCGCCTTGCGGGCCGGAGCCCTGACCGCGGACGCGGTCGCGCTGGAGGCCCGCAAGGCCGCCCAGGCCGAGGACGAACCACCGGCCACCGGTCCGGGACCGACGCCAGGAAACGTGACGTTCCTGCACGAGTGGCGTCTTGCCCACCTTCCGCCGGACACCAGGCCGCTGCCCTCGGTGACCCCCTATGACCAGTTGCTCCGACGCCGTCGCGAAAGCGGCGGTGACCACCGTGAGGGAGAAGCGCAATGA